A region from the Canis aureus isolate CA01 chromosome 8, VMU_Caureus_v.1.0, whole genome shotgun sequence genome encodes:
- the JPT2 gene encoding jupiter microtubule associated homolog 2 isoform X1, producing MFRGPETEGGRAGSRAMKPPGGEASNLFGSPEEAAPSSRPNRMASNIFGPTEEPQNIPKRTNPPGGKGSGIFDESTPVQTRQRLNPPGGKTSDIFGSPVAATSPLAHPNKPKDHVLLCEGEDPKSAPTVPGVQYSDSAFPSITQCCSQQVPEAQSSIAPRSQAQVELLKPVFSGIPGWRSGLAPAFGSGRDPGDPGSNPTSGSR from the exons ATGTTCCGGGGCCCGGAGACCGAGGGCGGCCGGGCCGGCTCCAG GGCCATGAAGCCCCCAGGAGGAGAGGCCAGCAATCTTTTTGGAAGTCCAGAAGAAGCTGCTCCTTCAAGCAGGCCCAATAGGATGGCATCTAATATTTTTGGACCAACTGAAGAACCTCAGAACATCCCTAAGAGGACCAATCCCCCAG GGGGGAAAGGAAGTGGTATCTTTGACGAATCCACACCTGTGCAGACTCGACAGCGTCTGAACCCACCTGGTGGGAAGACCAGTGACATTTTTGGGTCCCCCGTGGCTGCCACCTCACCGTTGGCACACCCAAACAAACCCAAG GACCACGTGCTCTTGTGTGAAGGAGAAGACCCCAAATCGGCCCCTACAG ttccaggtgtacagtacagtgattcagcatttccatCCATCACCCAGTGCTGCTCACAGCAAGTGCCGGAAGCCCAGTCATCCATTGCGCCACGGAGCCAGGCTCAAGTGGAACTTTTAAAACCTGtgttctcagggatccctgggtggcgcagcggtttggcgcctgcctttggctcagggcgcgatcctggagacccgggatcgaatcccacgtcgggctcccggtga
- the JPT2 gene encoding jupiter microtubule associated homolog 2 isoform X2 — protein sequence MFRGPETEGGRAGSRAMKPPGGEASNLFGSPEEAAPSSRPNRMASNIFGPTEEPQNIPKRTNPPGGKGSGIFDESTPVQTRQRLNPPGGKTSDIFGSPVAATSPLAHPNKPKDHVLLCEGEDPKSAPTAATSTSPREEPGEKGGPGEGGRAQQPMPTGDSHEPRLGPRPRSHNKVLNPPGGKSSISFY from the exons ATGTTCCGGGGCCCGGAGACCGAGGGCGGCCGGGCCGGCTCCAG GGCCATGAAGCCCCCAGGAGGAGAGGCCAGCAATCTTTTTGGAAGTCCAGAAGAAGCTGCTCCTTCAAGCAGGCCCAATAGGATGGCATCTAATATTTTTGGACCAACTGAAGAACCTCAGAACATCCCTAAGAGGACCAATCCCCCAG GGGGGAAAGGAAGTGGTATCTTTGACGAATCCACACCTGTGCAGACTCGACAGCGTCTGAACCCACCTGGTGGGAAGACCAGTGACATTTTTGGGTCCCCCGTGGCTGCCACCTCACCGTTGGCACACCCAAACAAACCCAAG GACCACGTGCTCTTGTGTGAAGGAGAAGACCCCAAATCGGCCCCTACAG CTGCAACGAGCACGTCACCCAGAGAAGAGCCTGGTGAGAAGGGAGGCCCTGGAGAAGGAGGCCGCGCCCAGCAGCCCATGCCCACAGGTGACAGCCACGAGCCCAGGCTGGGCCCAAGGCCTCGTTCTCACAACAAAGTCCTCAACCCACCTGGAGGCAAATCCAGTATCTCCTTCTACTAG